The Methanobrevibacter sp. TLL-48-HuF1 genomic sequence GGTGGTGCTTCTTTAACTTATTTAGCTAATGGAGTTTCTTTTAAAACAAAATCTAACATATTAGAAATTTAATATTTGTTTTTCAAAGATTCCTTTATATATCTTTTAATAAATTTGTCCAGTTCGGAATTAACATCACTTTTTGGATTTCCCAGTTGTTTTTTATCAGTAAATGTTCCTTTAAGTTGGCGTCCGGACCATTTAACTTCTTCTTCTACTCTTTTTCCATATTTTGTTCCAAACATTTTAAATAATGGGAATTTAGTTATTCCATTGGCTCCGCTTAAAATAAGAATTCCAATATTTGCTAAATTATCAATCCATGTTCCGCAGATTATTGTAATGTCCGGAAATGTTAATCTAACTTTAGCTACCACTTGGGCATAATAAAGTGAAGCTGGCTGTGAGCTATTTGCATATACAGTTTCTTTATGAGGATTCAATGAGTAAAAAATTACTCTGTCAATTTTGTGATCTTTAATATAATCAATTAAATAATCAACATCGTCTAATGTTTCTCCAAGACCTAAAATTACAGTAATAGCTTTTTCAAATCCTAAATCTCCAGCTACATCTAACATATTGCTTATTTTATCTAATGATTTACTTGGACATACTTTCTGATGTAGTTTAGGATTGGCTACTTCAACAGCTCCAGTAATTCCTTTTATTTCTGAGCCATATTCTTCCAACTCCTCTGTAATCCCCGTATTTAACCAAACACTGTCTCCTGTAATGTTTTTAATGGTGGTTGCTATTTCTTTAATTTCTGCAGTTGTAAATGACTTATAACCTCCTGAAAGGAATTCAATATTCCAATTTAAACGCTTACACATTTCTGCTTCGGCATAGATGTTATGTACATTACGTCTAGCTTTGGTTGGGTCTTTAATTTTATCTTTTTGAGTAGACATGTAACAAAAAGCACAATCTCCTTTATCACACCACCAGGAAAGGAATATTGCTCTTTCAAGACTGATTTCATTTCCATGTTTTTTTAGTGTGGTTTCATTTGCCTTTTTTATTAAATCAAATATGTTAGAATCCATTTTAATCATTATTCTTTATTGTTTGTTTTAATATTAATAGTTAAAGTTATATATTAGTTTATCCAAACTATATTATAGTTTGCTTCTAATTTTATTTAGATGTAATTTAATCAAAACATTTATATAGTATTAAATTCAAACTAATTAATACTGTTTGAAGTCTTTTGATTTGAATGGGTTTATTTGGTTAAGACTGGTGGGTACTCATATGCCATCGTAGCTCAGTAGGTAGAGCGTTCGGCTGTTAACCGATTGGTCACAGGTTCGAGCCCTGTCGATGGCGCTTTTGGGCCCATAGCTTAGCCAGGTAGAGCGTCCGGCTCATAACCGGAAGGCCATGGGTTCGAACCCCATTGGGCCCATTTCAATTAAATTATGTCATTTATTGCTCCGGTGGTGTAGTCCGGCCAATCATTTCGGCCTTTCGAGCCGAAGACTCGGGTTCGAATCCCGGCCGGAGCATTTTAAAAACTTGTTAAGATTTTTAATGGTTTCTATGTATCCTTTCTTTTGTATAAGCGGGGGTGCCCGAGAGGCCAAAGGGGACAGGCTTAGGACCTGTTGACGCAGGTCTACCAGGGTTCAAATCCCTGCTCCCGCATTCTAACAATTTTTTATTTATTTCTTATGCCGGGGTAGGGTAGGCGGTCATCCTACGGGACTGTGGATCCTGTGACTCGGGTTCAAATCTCGGCCCCGGCCCCATTATTAAACTATTTTTTATGAGATTATTCTTATGGCTAAAAAAGGGTCTGCTGAAGAAAGGGATTTAGTGCATAAACTTTGGGAAAGAGATTTTGCAGCTATGAGAGCTCCAGCTTCTGGAGGTGCAACTAAGAAACCTTTGCCTGATGTTGTAGCTGGAAACGGTAAATTATATTTGGCTATTGAAGTCAAAACTACAACTAAAGATAAAATTTACATAGATTTTCCTCAAATTGATGCATTATGTGAGTTTTCTGAAAAATTTGGTGCTAAACCATATATTGGAGTTAAATTCAAGTATACAAAATGGTTATTTTTAGAACCTGAGAAAACTCCACGCACTAAAAGTGATAATTATAAAATTGAAAAAGATTTTGCCCTTGAAAAAGCCCTGGAAATTGATGAAATTACAGGTATTGACAGGCAAATGAAATTCTGAT encodes the following:
- a CDS encoding radical SAM protein, whose product is MIKMDSNIFDLIKKANETTLKKHGNEISLERAIFLSWWCDKGDCAFCYMSTQKDKIKDPTKARRNVHNIYAEAEMCKRLNWNIEFLSGGYKSFTTAEIKEIATTIKNITGDSVWLNTGITEELEEYGSEIKGITGAVEVANPKLHQKVCPSKSLDKISNMLDVAGDLGFEKAITVILGLGETLDDVDYLIDYIKDHKIDRVIFYSLNPHKETVYANSSQPASLYYAQVVAKVRLTFPDITIICGTWIDNLANIGILILSGANGITKFPLFKMFGTKYGKRVEEEVKWSGRQLKGTFTDKKQLGNPKSDVNSELDKFIKRYIKESLKNKY
- the hjc gene encoding Holliday junction resolvase Hjc codes for the protein MAKKGSAEERDLVHKLWERDFAAMRAPASGGATKKPLPDVVAGNGKLYLAIEVKTTTKDKIYIDFPQIDALCEFSEKFGAKPYIGVKFKYTKWLFLEPEKTPRTKSDNYKIEKDFALEKALEIDEITGIDRQMKF